In Streptomyces camelliae, the sequence TCTTCTTTGAGGCTATGCGGTGAGTTCCGTCGGGATGACTGTGTCGTCGGTTTCTGACTCGATCGGGTGGAGGCGGGCCTTGGCCAGCAGGTCGAGTCCCATGTAGCGGCGGGCTTCGGTCCACTCGTCGTTCTGCTCGGCCAGCACCGCGCCGACCAGGCGGATCAGGGCGGTGCGGTCGGGGAAGATGCCGACCACGTCGGTGCGGCGGCGGATCTCCTTGTTGAGCCGTTCCTGCGGATTGTTCGACCAGATCTGCCGCCAGATCTCGCGCGGGAACGCGGTGAACGCCAGCACATCGCCCTGAGCGGCGTCCAAGTGGGCTGCCGCCTTGGGGAACTTGGCCTCCAATGCGTCCAGGACGTGCCGCATCTGGGACTGGACTGCATCGATGTCGGGTTGTTCGAAGACGGTCCGCAGCAGCGTGGCCACCCACGGCTGGGCCGACTTGGGCACCTGGCTCAGCAACGCGCGGGCGTAGTGAGTACGACATCGCTGCCAGCTCGCGCCGGGCAGGGTGGCCCCGATCGCGTTGACCAGGCCCATGTGCGCGTCTGAGATGACCAGTTGGACGCCCGATAGGCCGCGGGCGATCAGGGAGCGCAGGAAGGCCAGCCAGCCGGCGCCGTCCTCGGCAGTGGCCACGTCCAGGCCGAGAATCTCACGGTGCCCATCGGCGTTGACGCCGACCGCGATCAGCGCGTGGACGTTGATGATGCGGCCGCCCTCGCGAACCTTCTGCGTGAGCGCGTCCACCCAGACGAACGCGTAGGGGCCGGCGTCCAGGGGCCGGTTGCGGAACGCGGCGACCTGTTCGTCGAGATGCTTGGCCATGGCGCTGACCTGGGACTTCGACAGCTGGGTGACGCCCAGGCTCTCGGCGAGCTTCTCCACTCGGCGGGTGGAGACGCCGAGCAGATAGGCGGTGGCGACCACGCTGATGAGGGCCTGCTCAGCCCGGCGGCGACGCTCCAGCAGCCAGTGCGGGAAGTAACTGCCCTGACGCAGCTTGGGAACGGCGAGTTCGACGGTGCCCGCGCGGGTGTCCCACTCGCGAAGGCGATACCCGTTGCGATGGTTGACTCGCTCGTCGCTGACCTGCCCGTATTCAGCATTGCAGAGGGCATCGGCCTCGGCGGACATGAGCGCGTCCGCGAACGTCTTGACCATCGCGCGCAGCAGATCGGGACTCGCCGCTGCGAGGTTGTCCTCCGCGAGGGCGTGCAGGGGCAGACTGTCGGGTGCGGTCATCGTGCTGATCTCCTTCGTGACTCGACATCTCGAAGATCAGCCGGTGGCCGTTCATCTATGCGGGCGTCACCCCGACGCGGGAGCAAACCCCCGGATCAGGTCGAACCCGTACACCACTTCCCAGGACGCAACCTGAAATGTCTTGGCGGGTGATCGCCGATGGCGGATACCGGGGCACCGGCCTGGTCATCCCGCACCGTCGCGAGCGCGGCCTGGCCGACCTCCCAGCCTGGAAAGAGGAGCACAATTCATTTACGGGACAGTGCTCAGGAAAGCTGCCCAGCTGGACTCCCCTCTGCATGAGCGCAGGTCCCTCCCCCTCTGGCCGGATGAGGACCATGTCGGCCTGTTTGTTGAACCTCTGAGCCGGATGCCACGTACCAGTCACGGCGAGTGGCACTGTGCCGCCCGCCGTGCCGCCAGGGAAACGGGTCGGCGGGGACACGCATGTCGCAGGTCGCTTGGGTGCTGCGCCTCCCAAGTCGTCGGCGGCGCACGGTAGATCGTGGGCTCAGAGGAAGGATCGAACGATTCCAGTGGATTCGAGTCGTACGGTCGGCAGTTCGCTCGACTTGACCACTCCAACAGGGCAGGAGGCTACGACGGGCGAAACACGCGTCCGTCGGCAAGTGCTGGGCCTGGATGGTCTCCGCGGCCTGGCTGCCCTCTATGTGGTCCTGTTCCACTGCTGGCTGTACACCTTCCCGGGGTATCCCGACAGTTCGGCACCTCCATGGCTGGAAGGACTGATGTTCGGGCGCCTCGCCGTCGTCTTTTTCCTGGTGCTGTCGGGCTTCTCCCTGGCGATCTCTCCCGCGCGTCACGGCTGGCGGTCGGGTGGTGTCAGCCAGTTTCTGAGCCGTCGCGCCTGGCGCATCCTGCCTCCGTATTGGGCAGCACTCACCATGAGTCTGGCCATTTCCTGGTCATTGGTGCCGGCTTCGCACTCCGGATCTCCTACCGGAACGTCAATTCTGGTGTATGGCCTCGTTGCACAGGACATCCTCACCGCTCCGACACCGAACGGCGCATTCTGGTCGATCGGAGTGGAAGCCGAACTCTATCTCCTCTTCCCTCTTCTCCTCCTTATCCGGCGAAGGTCGAGCGCGGCGGTCCTGGTCGCGTGCGTGACACTTCCAGTGATCGCCCGTGGCCTGATGGCAGCGGGCGCATCCCCCGTGGAGGGCGACAACTGGCTCGCTCCACATCTCGCTCCCGTGTTCGTCGCAGGCCTGGTAGGCGCAGGCATCGTCGTCGCGTCTGACAGAGTTCGAAGCCTGCCCTGGGGACGGTTCGCTGTCCTGGCCGCCCTGCCTGTCCTGGCTCTCAGCGTCATTCAGGGTTCTGTTTGGACGGTGAACCACTACTTCTGGATCGATCTCGCCATCTCTCCCGCCATGGCAATGCTGCTCGCCGCAGTTGCCACCGGCAGACCCGCCATCCTGGTACGGCTTCTGAC encodes:
- a CDS encoding IS256 family transposase; translated protein: MTAPDSLPLHALAEDNLAAASPDLLRAMVKTFADALMSAEADALCNAEYGQVSDERVNHRNGYRLREWDTRAGTVELAVPKLRQGSYFPHWLLERRRRAEQALISVVATAYLLGVSTRRVEKLAESLGVTQLSKSQVSAMAKHLDEQVAAFRNRPLDAGPYAFVWVDALTQKVREGGRIINVHALIAVGVNADGHREILGLDVATAEDGAGWLAFLRSLIARGLSGVQLVISDAHMGLVNAIGATLPGASWQRCRTHYARALLSQVPKSAQPWVATLLRTVFEQPDIDAVQSQMRHVLDALEAKFPKAAAHLDAAQGDVLAFTAFPREIWRQIWSNNPQERLNKEIRRRTDVVGIFPDRTALIRLVGAVLAEQNDEWTEARRYMGLDLLAKARLHPIESETDDTVIPTELTA
- a CDS encoding acyltransferase family protein, yielding MLGLDGLRGLAALYVVLFHCWLYTFPGYPDSSAPPWLEGLMFGRLAVVFFLVLSGFSLAISPARHGWRSGGVSQFLSRRAWRILPPYWAALTMSLAISWSLVPASHSGSPTGTSILVYGLVAQDILTAPTPNGAFWSIGVEAELYLLFPLLLLIRRRSSAAVLVACVTLPVIARGLMAAGASPVEGDNWLAPHLAPVFVAGLVGAGIVVASDRVRSLPWGRFAVLAALPVLALSVIQGSVWTVNHYFWIDLAISPAMAMLLAAVATGRPAILVRLLTTRPIRSLGSFSYSLYLIHLPIVMTVIRRVAPHFVSPGLPVFWFTLIVALPVSVLGAWLFSKIFEIPFKRNRSWRSLIEVLPRGRLRTGAGLPR